The Streptomyces bacillaris sequence TCCAGACGTCGTTGCCGATGACCGTGTCGCCCCGGTTGGGCAGCCCGGTCAGCAGGTCGAAGTGGTCGGCCCAGGAGCCGCCGAGTGTCGGGAACGGGAACGTGGACGGGCCGTCCATACGGTGGTTGGCGCCGTTCATGATGAACCGCACCCCCGTCCCCAGCGCGCAGAACTTGCCGATCACCAGGCGCTCCGGCCCGTAGTGGTAGAGCACGTTCCGGGTCTCGAACTCCGTGGCGTGCTCGGGGTCGTCGTAGTACGAGTACTCCCCGGCCTCGATCAGCCCCGAGGTGACCAGTGGCTTCAGCTGTACCACCCGGGGCTGGCCGGGCATCGGGTGCAGGGCGGTGGGGTCGGCTGGGACGGGGGTGGGACCGAGGCTCATGGACCGGCTTTCCGTGATCGCAGGCGGAGGATGGAGGGCGGAGGGTGAAAGTGCGGAGGCCATCGTGGCACTCGGGGTCCGTGAACCGCGGGTATTTTCCGGCCGGGCCGGGCCGGGCCGGGCAGGGCGGGGCAGGATCGCGCCGCTCCGGGCCGCGCCGCTCCATCCCGAGCCGGGCCGGGGCGGGGCGGGCCGGCCCGGGATGGGACGATGCCCCCGTGTTGAACGCGATCGACGCCGTGGACTGGGGCGCGCTGCCGGGCCCCGCCCTCCGCTACGAGCCCGACCGCGTCGCCGTCGGACTGCGTGCCCTCGCCACGGCGACGGGACTCGTCCAGGCCGCCGACGCCGGCTCCCTCCTGGCCGGTGGCGGGCTCGTGCACGACCACAGCGGTGAGGTCTTCCCCGCCGCCGTCACCGCGGCCCCGCTGCTCCTCGCCATCGTCCGGCACGGGCACCCGGCGGCCCGGGCGACCGCCCTGGGGCTGCTCGGCGACGCCCTGGTGTTCGCCACCCACGACGCCTCCACGCGGGTGGCGACCTCCTACGCCGAAGCCGTCCCGATCTGCTGCGCCCTCGCGGACCGGGTCCGGGGCGCTGCCGGGTTTCTCGCTGCCTCGGGGCCCGAGGGCGGACGGCTGCTCGCGGACGCGGACGGGCACTGGCGGTTCGACGTCGAGGAGGCCGTGGCCGAGGGTGACGGGGCCCTGGCCTTCGGTGCTCTCGCGGGGCGTTGGCCGGGCGGCGGTATGTCGGTGGCGGCGGAGCTTCACCGCCCCGGCCGCGCCGCACCCCTCGTACAGGCCGTGCTCCACTATCCGCCCGAGGACGGCCACCCCGACGCCAGCCTGCGCCTACCCGGCGTACTCCCGGACGAACTCGCCCCGCCCGCCGTCCTGTTTCCGGCCCGGTGTGCCCCGGGGGCGGCGGGGGCCCGGCAGTCGTAGTGCTTTAAGCCGCCCTCGCCCCCGCCTCCGTACGCGCCCCCACCCGCAACGGCGCCCCCTGCGTCCACCGGGCCGCCACGCCCCGCATCACCAGCGCGCTGTCCAGCACCGCGCTGCCGGGCGGGAAGCGGTCCAGGTCCTCGAAGAACGAGGAGCGTACGGTACGGGGGCGGCCCGCCGTCACCTTCCAGGCGGGCGTGGACAGTTCGAGGACGTCCAGGTGGCCGCCCCCGGCGGCGGGGGAGAGGCCCCGGCTGCCCAGGCGGAAGAACTCCGACGCCTCCGCCAGGTCCGTGAACAGCTCGCTGCCGCGCAGTTCCCCGGCGTCCTCCACCGTCGCGTCCACCTCCACCTCGCCGTCCCGGGTCGCGAAGGCCACCCGTACCGCGTCGGCCTCCTCCCGCACCGTGAAGTCCGCCCGGCCGTGCTCGCCCGGGTAGATCCGGCCGCCCGCGAAGGCGTTGAGGCGGGAGGCGGTGTCGCGGCGCGGGATGTAGACGCCGCGCTCCACACCGTCCGGGCCGTCCCACTCGACGGAGATCCGGTGCGCCGCGTTCTCGCTGGTCAGGCCGGTCCCCGCCGGGGCCCAGGCGGGGCGGACCCCGCCGATCCGGAGCAGGCAGATCCCCGCCACCGCCTGGCCGCGCACCAGGTGGGGGCGGAGCGGCGCGGGCAGCAGGGCCGCCGCGATGTGCGGGTCCACCCGGTAGTTCACCAAGAGGCGGCGTTCGATGGTGCTGGAGAGCCTGGGGCGGATCATGAGGCGTCGCCTTCCGGCGCGGAGCGCCACTTCGTGTGCCGGAGCACGATCTGTTCGGGGCACACGGCGCTCAGGAAGCGGCCCACGCACATGGCGAGACGTTCCTCCGCGAGCGAGTAGAGGATGCGGTTGGCGTCGCGGCGCTCGGTGACGAGCCCGGCCCCCTTGAGGACGCCCAGATGGCGCGAGATGGACGGGGCGCTGATCGAGAACCGGCTCGCGATCTCCCCGGCGGCCAGCTCGCCGCCGCGCAGATCCTCCAGGATCTGACGGCGGGTGGGGTCGGCCAGGGCCCGGAAGGCGCTCGCCTCGTCGTCGGGAGCGGCAGAGGGGGATTCCATGGCCCTATATTTAGCACATAAGCTAAAGAGCTAAAAAGCCAAACGCTCGCCGGACATGGGAAAACCCCCGCGAGTCACGTCCTCGCGGGGGTTCTCCGTCCATCCGCCTGCCGGGTGAAGGTTGAGAAGACGATCACGAGGCAGGACGTGCTGTGGCTGTGCCGATGGCTGCGGTGGAGCCGGGCGCGGAGGTCAGGGGGCGAGCAGCAGAACGTCCGTGCGCTCCTTGGCCGCCGCGTAACGCTTCGCCACGTCCTGCCAGTTGACGACCTGCCACATGGCCTCGATGAAGTCCACCTTCTGGTTCTTGTACTGCAGGTAGAAGGCGTGCTCCCAGGCGTCGAAGACCAGGATCGGGACCGAGCCCTGGCCCACGTTGCCCTGGTGGTCGTAGACCTGCTCGACGATCAGCCTGTCGCTGAGCGGCTCGTAGGCGAGCACGCCCCAGCCGGAGCCCTGCGTGGTGGCGGAGGCCTTCGTCAGCTGGGCCTTGAAGCCCGCGAAGGAGCCGAAGGACTCGGTGATCGCGTCCGCGAGGTCGCCCACGCCGTCCGCCGCGAGGGGCTCGCCGCCGCCGTCACCGGTCATGTTGTGCCAGTAGATCGAGTGCAGGATGTGGCCGGAGAGGTGGAACGCGAGGTTCTTCTGGAGGCCGTTGATGGCTCCCCAGGCCTCCTTGTTGCGGGCCTCTTCCAGCTGCTCCAGGGTGTCGTTCGCACCCTTGACGTAGGCGGCGTGGTGCTTGTCGTGGTGCAGCTCGATGATCTGCGGGTTGATGACCGGTTCGAGCGCCGCGTAGTCGTACGGGAGTTCCGGGAGCGTGTACGTGGCCATGATGCGAGCCCTCCGACTGCTGGGAATGCCGTCCAGTTGTTATTGCAACCTATATGCAGGAGCAGGCTAACAGCAGGAAGGTTCCCGAAGTGATCAGCCCTTCGGCCTAGGACCGGCGGCCCGCTCCTCCGGGTCTTGCTCCGCAGGATTTCTCCTCCCGCAGGTCCTCCCGCAGGTCTTCCGCCCTTTGTCCCGCAGGGGTGATTTGCTCCTTCTGTCGTGCTGCGTACGCCATCGCAGGTTTGGACCCGTCGTTCCGGGGGACCCGGCCAAGCGGCCGGGCGTCGCGGAGCCGGGGTCCGCAGGCGCGCCGCTCGCCGCTGACCGCCCCACCGATCAGGAGGACTTGATGGCACCCCGCAATGCCCCCGATGCCCCCGAGGCCACGGATGCCCCCGCCGCCCCGGGCGGCGGCCCGGACCGCACCCGCGACCCGAAGCTCGCCCTGCCGGTCGCGGACGCGGCGGGCTGGGGGCCGCTCGACGTCCGGGCCGTCGACACCGTGCGGCTGCTCGCCGCCGACGCCGTGCAGAAGGCGGGCCACGGCCACCCCGGCACCGCGATGAGCCTGGCCCCGCTGGCGTATCTGCTCTTCCAGCAGGTCATGCGGCACGACCCGGCCGACGACCAGTGGCTCGGGCGCGACCGCTTCGTGCTCTCCTGCGGCCACTCCAGCCTCACCCTCTACATCCAGCTCTACCTGAGCGGGTACGGGATGGAGCTGGACGACCTGAAGGCGCTGCGCACCTGGGGGTCGATCACCCCCGGCCACCCCGAGTACCGCCACACCCGGGGCGTCGAGATCACCACCGGACCGCTCGGCCAGGGGCTCGCCTCCGCCGTCGGCATGGCCATGGCGGGCCGCCGGGAGCGCGGGCTGCTCGACCCCGACGCGCCCGCCGGCACCAGCCCCTTCGACCACCATGTGTACGTCGTCGCCTCCGACGGCGACCTCATGGAAGGCGTCACCTCCGAGGCCAGTTCGCTCGCCGGACACCAGGAACTGGGCAACCTCGTCGTCTTCTACGACTCCAACCACATCTCCATCGAGGACGACACCGACATCGCCTTCAGCGAGGACGTGACCGCCCGCTACTCCGCGTACGGCTGGCACGTCCAGACGGTCGACTTCACCCGCACCGGCGACTACGTGGAGGACGTCGACGCCCTCCACGCCGCCGTCGAGGCCGCGAAGAACGAGACCGGCCGCCCCTCCCTGATCCTGCTCCGCACGATCATCGGCTGGCCCGCCCCCACCAAGCAGAACACCGGCAAGGCCCACGGCTCGGCCCTCGGCGGTGACGAAGTGGCCGCCACCAAGAAGCTGCTCGGCTTCGACCCGGACGCCGACTTCACCGTCGAGGACGACGTACTCGAACACGCCCGTGCGGTACGGGAACGGGGCGCCGAGGCCCACCGCGCCTGGCAGCCCCGTTACGAGGAGTGGCGCGCCGCCCACCCCGAGCGCGCCGCGCTCCTGGACCGGCTGCGGGAGCAGCGGCTCCCCGACGGGTGGACCGACAGCCTCCCCGTCTTCGACGCCGACCCCAAGGGCATCGCCACCCGCAAGGCCTCCGGCGACGTGCTCACCGCGCTGGCCCCCGTGCTGCCCGAGCTGTGGGGCGGGTCGGCCGACCTCGCGGGGAGCAACAACACCACCATGGAGGGCGAGCCGTCCTTCGTACCGGAGGGGAAGCAGACCGGGGAGTTCCCCGGCAACCCCTACGGCCGCACGCTCCACTTCGGCATCCGCGAGCACGCCATGGGCGCGATCCTCAACGGCATCGCGCTCCAGAGCCTCACCCGGCCCTACGGCGGTACGTTCCTGATCTTCAGCGACTACATGCGCCCGGCCGTCCGCCTCGCCGCCCTGATGAAGCTCCCGGTCACCTACGTCTGGACCCACGACTCCATCGGCCTCGGCGAGGACGGCCCCACCCACCAGCCCGTCGAGCAACTGGCCGCACTCCGCGCGATCCCCGGCCTCGACGTCGTACGGCCCGCCGACGCCAACGAGACCTCCGTCTGCTGGCGCACCGTCCTGGAGCACCACGACCGGCCCGCCGGCCTCGCCCTGACCCGCCAGCCGCTGCCCGTCCTGGAACGGGGCGCGGGCGAAGGCGCGTGCGCCCCCGCGTCCGGCGCCGCCCGGGGCGGGTACGTCCTCGCCGACAGCCGCGGCGCCACGCCCGACGTCGTCCTCATCGGCACCGGCTCCGAGGTCCACATCGCCCTGGAGGCCCGGGAGATGCTCGCCGCCGAGGGCCATGACGCGCGGGTCGTCTCGATGCCCTGCCGCGAGTGGTTCGCCGACCAGCCGTACGCGTACCAGGACGAGGTGCTGCCCCCCGGCGTACGGGCCCGGGTCAGCGTCGAGGCCGCCGTCGCCCAGGGGTGGCGGGACGTCGTGGGCGACGCGGGCCGCACGGTCAGCCTGGAGCACTTCGGCGCGTCGGCCGACTACCAGCGGCTGTACGAGGAGTTCGGCATCACCCCGCGCGCGGTGGCCGACGCCGCCCTGGCGAGCATCCGCGCGGCGGCGGGCCCGGTCCGCCCCGGCGGCGAGCGCCCCGGCGCCACCCCGACCGAGGGCGGCACCGCCGACGCCGGCTAGCCGCCGCCCCCAGCGGTCGCGGAACCGGCGACACGGGCCGGTCCGCGTCCCGCAGCGGTGACCGCACCGGAGGTATCGGCCGGTCCGCGCCCCCAGCGGTCGCCGCACCGGAGACGCGTCGGCCCGCCCGCGCCCCGCAGCGGTGGCCCCAACGGAGATACCGGCCGGTCCACCACCACCTCAACCACCCATCGGCACATCACCAGAACACAGGAACAGGAGTCCCATGTCCCCCGCACGCACCCCCCGCTACACCGTCCCCGGTCTCGGCGTCGACGAGGGCCGTCAGGTCATCGACCTCCTGACGCTGCGCCTGCACGCGCTCAACGACCTCGCCCTGACGCTCAAGCACATCCACTGGAACGTGGTCGGCCCGCACTTCATCGCCGTCCACGAGATGCTCGACCCGCAGACCGCCGCCGTACGGGACATGGCCGACGCCGCCGCCGAGCGGATCTCCGCCCTCGGCGGCGAGCCGCAGGGCACGCCGGGCGCCCTGGTCAAGGAGCGCACCTGGGACGACTACAGCGTGGGCCGCGCCGACGCCATCGCCCACCTCGGCGCCCTGGACCTGGTCTACACGGGGATCATCGAGGACCACCGCGCGGCGGTCGAGAAGGTCGGCGGGATCGACCCCGTCACCGAGGACCTGCTCATCGAGCACCTGCGCGGCCTGGAGCAGTTCCAGTGGTTCGTCCGCGCGCACCTGGAGAGCAGCTCCGGCAGGCTGTCGACCGCCGGCGCCGACACCGAGGAGGCGGCGGCCGCGGCCGCGTCCCCGAAGCGCGCGGCCGCCGGACGGACCCCGGCGAAGAAGACGGCGCTGCCCGCCCCTGCCAGGAAGGCCACGGCCAAGAAGACGGCGGCCAAGAAGACGACCGCCACCAAGAAGGCGACGACGAGCAGGCGCACCACCCGCTGAACACCTTCCCAGAGCGGGCGCACCATGCGCTGAACACCGCCTCAGAGCGGGTGCGCCATGCGCTGACCATCCCCCAGAGCAGCCGCGCCACGCGCTGAGCATCTCCCAGCACAGGCGCGCCACACGCTGACCATCTCCCACGGGCCGGGCCGCGCGCCCGGCCCGTTCGTTCCCCCGCGGAAGCGGGAACCGCCGGGGACCCGGACCCCAGGCCATCACCTCACATCTGGTCATAATGCGCGGGTGAACAAAGCTCCTCTGCCCCTCCCCGCCGAGCACATACCCCCCGGCACCGCCGACTGGCGGACCCCCGACACCCAGCGGTGGCTGGCCGCCGTGCCGGCTCGCTGGGCGCACCCGCTCTGGGCGGTCCTCGCGCTCGTCGCCGCGGGGGTCTGGTACCTGGAGGGGTCGCCCGCCGCCGCCTGCACCTCCGCCGCGCCGTGCGGCACCGACTGGCCGGGGCTCCTGATGGCCGTCGTACTGGTGCTGACCCTGTACTGGGTGTGGCGGCAGCCCCGGCTCGCCCTCGCGGGGCTGGCGGCGGGGCTGGTCGGGTTCGCGGAGGACGGCGGGTTCACCGAGTCGTTCGGGGAGCCGTACGCGCTCGCCCACCCCGTGGCCGCCGCCTTCGCCGCCGCCGGGCTCGTCCACCGGCTGGCCCTCGCCGCGCGGCAGCGGGCGCTGGCCCTGGAGGCGGCCGGGGAGGTCCGGCAGCCGCTGCCCGGGGCCGCGCGGACGTTCCGCCGGGGCCGGTTCTCCTTCGGGCTTGCCGCCCTGCTGCTGGCCGTCGCCGGGTTCGGCTACTGGCAGGCCCAGCGGGTCGCGGACGCGTACGAGGAGCGGGCCGCGCGCGCCACGAAGCTGTCGGGCCAGGTCGTGGCCCTGGACCGGGGCGACGAGGACGCCGACTTCGTGAAGGTGGAGGCCGACGGGCGTACCCACCGCATCGAGACGGCCTTTCCCGAGGACTTCCCCGAGGGCAGCACCGTCGATCTCGTCGTGGACGGCGACTGGGTGGCGCTGGTCGCGGAGCCGTACGACGCCTTCGGCTGGGAGCTGCTGGTCCTCGGCGGTCTCGTCGGCGGGCTGGCGTTCTTCGCCAACGGCGTGGACGGGCGGACGCGTTCGGTACGACTGCGGCGCGGGCCCCTGCCGGTGCTGAAGGTGCTGGTGCGCGAGGACCACGAGGACGGCCGTACCTGGGTGTACGCGGCCGACGACCCGGAGGCCCTCCGGCCCGTCCTGCACTTCCACTCGATGGCCGCCTTCGAGGACGAGGACGAGGACGAGGAAGGGGCCGAGGGCGTCGACGCGGACGCCGTCGACCTCACCAAGTTCCGGCAGATCCTCAACGGCGAGGACCCTCCGCCGCCGCTGCGCGAGGCCGTCCTGTACGGCGCCCCCTGCACCGGTGCCGAGGTCGCCCTCGCCGCACGCCCCGACGAGGAGACGCCCGATGTGCTGGTGGAGTGCAGCGTCACCGCCGTGAAGCCGGCCGGCCCGAAGCTGCTGCGGAGCCGGTCGAAGAGCCCGGCGGAGGGCACCGGGCGGAAGAGCCCGCGGCGGTCCGTCGAGGAGATCGCCGCCTCCATGACCCCCACGGACGGCCTGCGGGTGTGGAAGGCGCACGGTCTCTCGCGCGCCGTGGGCGTCGGCCTGCTCCTCGTCCAGGGCGGCGGTATGTGGGCCATGCTCGACGACGGGTTCTCCTGGACCTGGCTCTGGCTGGTCATCGGGCTGCCGTGGCTGATGACCGCCGTCGCGACGGCCCTCACCTGGCGGATCACCGCCGACCGCGACGGACTGTGGGTCACCGGGGCATGGCGGGTGCGGCGGATCGAGTGGGACGCGATCACCGCCGTACGCCACTCCGAGGACGGCATCCGCATCGGTACGGGCAAGGGGTCCGACAACGTCGAGTTGTCGCCCACCGGCTGGGCGTGGCTGGAACGCCGCCTGGGCCGCGAGCCGTACGCCGAGCGCGCCGCCGAGGAACTGCGGGCCCTCCAGCTCGGTCCGGAGCTGCGGCCCGCCGAGGAGGCGCCGGCGGCCCGGCAGGGCATGCCGGTCGGACCGCCGCTGGTCGCCCTGTCGGTGCTGTGGGGCGCGGCGGTGCTGCTGCTCTGACCGCCGCGCCCCGGGCCGCCGCCCGGACCGGCTACTTCCGCTGTGCGGGGATCGAGGCCCCGGAGCCGTCGGAGCCGTCGGAGGCCTCGGCGTTGCCCTTGCCCCGCTGACGTACGAGACCGATCGCGATCAGCACCAGCGTCAGCGCACCCGTGGCCAGCAACTGGTCACGGGTGTCCGGCTGGCGCAGCATCAGCAGGAAGATGCCCGCCATGCCCGCGAGCGCCACGACGGTCAGGACCGGGAAGAGCCACATCCGTACGACCAGCTTCTCGGGCGCCTCGTGCTCGGTTCGGCGGCGCAGGACCAGCTGCGAGACGGCGATGAAGATCCACACCACCAGGATCACGGCGCCGATCATGTTCAGCAGCCAGGGGAAGACGTCGTCCGGCCGCCAGTAGCTCAGCAGCACGCACAGGAAGCCGAAGACCGAGGAGAACAGCACCGCGTTGCGCGGCACCCCGGAGGAGATCCGGCCGAGCACGGCCGGCCCCTGACCCCGGGCGACCAGGGAGCGCGCCATCCGCGAGGCGCCGTAGATGTTGGCGTTCATCGCGGAGAGCAGGGCGATGAGGATGACCACGTTCATGATCTGCGCGGCGCTGCCCACACCGAGGTGGTCGAGCATCGCGTAGAAGGGGCCGACCTCGGCGACCTTCGGGTTGTCCCAGGGGACCAGGGTGACGATGACCGCCATCGAGCCGATGTAGAAGACCGCGATGCGCCACATCGCCGTACGGACCGCCTTCGCCACGCCCTGCACCGGGTTCTCGGACTCGGCGGCGGCGATGGTGACCGTCTCCAGACCGCCGTACGCGAAGACGGAGGCGAGCAGTCCGATGATGAAGCCGTCCATGCCCTTGGGCAGGAAGCCGCCGTCGCCGGTGAGGTTGGCCAGGCCGGGCGCGTCCGTGTCGGGCAGGACCCCGAGGATCGCCAGCAGGCCGAGCACCAGGAACAGGGTGATCGCGATGACCTTCAGCGCGGCGAACCAGAACTCGAATTCACCGAAGTTCTTCACGGCGGCCAGGTTGGTGCCCAGGAAGATCACCATGAACAGGGCGACCCACGCCCACTCAGGCGTCCCCGGCAGCCAGCCGCTGACGATCTGCGCGGCACCGATCCCCTCCAGGCCGACGGCGACGCAGAGCAGGAACCAGAAGGACCAGCCCGCCGTGAACCCGGCCCACGGGCCGATCGCCCGCTCGGCGTGCACGGAGAAGGAGCCCGAGGCCGGGTTGGCGGCCGACATCTCGCCGAGCATGCGCATCACCAGCATGACGAGCAGCCCGGAGAGCATGTACGCCACGATGATCGAGGGCCCGGCGGCGGCGATCCCGGCCCCGGAGCCCACGAAGAGCCCGGCGCCGATCACCCCGCCGAGGGCGATCATCGAGAGGTGGCGCTGTTTGAGACCGTGGGTGAGCGCGGAGTCCGTCGAGGCTCCGGAGGCGGCTGCGGAGTCAGCGGTGGGGGGAGACACGGAGGTCCGAGACATGGACAAGCTCTGTTCGGTAGCCGAGACGAGGGGCGAACCCACAGTCTGAGCATCCGCACCGCTCACACGGAACGGGTGTCCGCTATACGGGCACGAGGCTCACACAAGGTGCACACGCGCCTACCGGTGGGTAGAACCGGACCTCTCGCGCCCGGACCTCTCGCGCTCCTGCCGCTCCCGCCGTTGACGGACCACCGCCACCAGCACCACCAGCGCCGTCGCCCCCGCCGACCACAGCACCTGCGGCCGCGCGCCGTCGTCCGTCAGCATCAGCAGCAGCACCCCCAGCAGCCCGGCCAGCGTCAGCCAGGTCAGATACGGGAAGCACCACATCCGCAGCTCCAGCGCCTGCGGGGCCTCCCGCTCCAGCCGGGCGCGCAGCCGCAGTTGGGAGGCGGCGATCAGCGCCCAGACGAACAGCAGCACCGCGCCGACCGAGTTGAGCATGTAGAGGAACACGGTGTCCGGCCAGAGCAGATTGAGCAGTACGGAGACGAAGCCGAAGGCCACCGACGCCAGCACCGCCCGCCGGGGCACCCCGCCCGCCTGCCCCCGGGAGCCGCCCTCCTGCTCCGAGGGGCCGCCCGACACCTTCAGCAGCCCGCGCGGCGCCTCCCCGCGCTCGGCCAGCGAGAACACCATCCGGGAGGAGCCGTACAGATTGGCGTTGAGGGCGGAGAGCAGCGCCACGAACACCACGATGTTCATGATCTGCCCGGCCGAGGGCACCCCGATCGCGTCCAGCACCTTCACATACGGGCTCAGCCCGGCCTGCTGGGCGGTCCACGGCAGCACGGTCACGATGACCAGCATCGAACCGACGTAGAAGAAGAGGATGCGCACCACCGCGCTGCGCACCGCCCGCCCCACCGCACGGGCCGGGTCGGCCGTCTCGGCGGCGGCGATGGTGACGACCTCCAGGCCGCCGAAGGCGAAGACCACGGTCAGCACCCCGGCGACCACCCCGCCCCAGCCGTTGGGCAGGAAGCCGCCCTGCCCGGTCAGATTGGTCATCCCGACCGGGTCGGTGTCCGGCAGCCACCCGAGGACCGCCAGCACCCCCAGCCCCAGGAAGAGCACGATCGCGCCGACCTTCAAAGAGGCGAACCAGAACTCGAACTCACCGAAGTTCTTCACCGCCGTCAGGTTGGCGGCGGTGAACACCACCATGAACAGCAGCACCCACGCCCACGGTTCGACCGCCGGAACCCACCCGTGGGCGATCTGCGCGGCGGCCGTCGCCTCCACGGCGAGGACCACCACCAGCAGGAACCAGTACAGCCAGCCGACACTGAACCCGGCCCACCGCCCGAGCGCCCGCTCCGCGTGCACGGAGAAGGAGCCGGAGGCGGGCATCGCGGCGGACATCTCGCCCAGCATCCGCATCACCAGCATCGCCAGCGCGCCCGCGATCAGATACGAGACGACGATGGCGGGCCCGGCCACGGCGATCCCGGCACCCGACCCCACGAACAGCCCGGCCCCGATCACCCCGCCCAGCCCGAGCATCGTGAGATGACGCTGCTTCAGCCCGGGGGCGAGCGG is a genomic window containing:
- a CDS encoding CatB-related O-acetyltransferase gives rise to the protein MSLGPTPVPADPTALHPMPGQPRVVQLKPLVTSGLIEAGEYSYYDDPEHATEFETRNVLYHYGPERLVIGKFCALGTGVRFIMNGANHRMDGPSTFPFPTLGGSWADHFDLLTGLPNRGDTVIGNDVWIGYEAVIMPGVRIGHGAIISSRSVVVSDVPDYGIVGGNPARLIRTRYEEADIARLLAVAWWDWPADHLTRHIRTVMSGTVAELEAAAPGAPPKS
- a CDS encoding DUF2071 domain-containing protein produces the protein MIRPRLSSTIERRLLVNYRVDPHIAAALLPAPLRPHLVRGQAVAGICLLRIGGVRPAWAPAGTGLTSENAAHRISVEWDGPDGVERGVYIPRRDTASRLNAFAGGRIYPGEHGRADFTVREEADAVRVAFATRDGEVEVDATVEDAGELRGSELFTDLAEASEFFRLGSRGLSPAAGGGHLDVLELSTPAWKVTAGRPRTVRSSFFEDLDRFPPGSAVLDSALVMRGVAARWTQGAPLRVGARTEAGARAA
- a CDS encoding metalloregulator ArsR/SmtB family transcription factor, whose product is MESPSAAPDDEASAFRALADPTRRQILEDLRGGELAAGEIASRFSISAPSISRHLGVLKGAGLVTERRDANRILYSLAEERLAMCVGRFLSAVCPEQIVLRHTKWRSAPEGDAS
- a CDS encoding superoxide dismutase — translated: MATYTLPELPYDYAALEPVINPQIIELHHDKHHAAYVKGANDTLEQLEEARNKEAWGAINGLQKNLAFHLSGHILHSIYWHNMTGDGGGEPLAADGVGDLADAITESFGSFAGFKAQLTKASATTQGSGWGVLAYEPLSDRLIVEQVYDHQGNVGQGSVPILVFDAWEHAFYLQYKNQKVDFIEAMWQVVNWQDVAKRYAAAKERTDVLLLAP
- the tkt gene encoding transketolase, whose protein sequence is MAPRNAPDAPEATDAPAAPGGGPDRTRDPKLALPVADAAGWGPLDVRAVDTVRLLAADAVQKAGHGHPGTAMSLAPLAYLLFQQVMRHDPADDQWLGRDRFVLSCGHSSLTLYIQLYLSGYGMELDDLKALRTWGSITPGHPEYRHTRGVEITTGPLGQGLASAVGMAMAGRRERGLLDPDAPAGTSPFDHHVYVVASDGDLMEGVTSEASSLAGHQELGNLVVFYDSNHISIEDDTDIAFSEDVTARYSAYGWHVQTVDFTRTGDYVEDVDALHAAVEAAKNETGRPSLILLRTIIGWPAPTKQNTGKAHGSALGGDEVAATKKLLGFDPDADFTVEDDVLEHARAVRERGAEAHRAWQPRYEEWRAAHPERAALLDRLREQRLPDGWTDSLPVFDADPKGIATRKASGDVLTALAPVLPELWGGSADLAGSNNTTMEGEPSFVPEGKQTGEFPGNPYGRTLHFGIREHAMGAILNGIALQSLTRPYGGTFLIFSDYMRPAVRLAALMKLPVTYVWTHDSIGLGEDGPTHQPVEQLAALRAIPGLDVVRPADANETSVCWRTVLEHHDRPAGLALTRQPLPVLERGAGEGACAPASGAARGGYVLADSRGATPDVVLIGTGSEVHIALEAREMLAAEGHDARVVSMPCREWFADQPYAYQDEVLPPGVRARVSVEAAVAQGWRDVVGDAGRTVSLEHFGASADYQRLYEEFGITPRAVADAALASIRAAAGPVRPGGERPGATPTEGGTADAG
- a CDS encoding Dps family protein, whose amino-acid sequence is MSPARTPRYTVPGLGVDEGRQVIDLLTLRLHALNDLALTLKHIHWNVVGPHFIAVHEMLDPQTAAVRDMADAAAERISALGGEPQGTPGALVKERTWDDYSVGRADAIAHLGALDLVYTGIIEDHRAAVEKVGGIDPVTEDLLIEHLRGLEQFQWFVRAHLESSSGRLSTAGADTEEAAAAAASPKRAAAGRTPAKKTALPAPARKATAKKTAAKKTTATKKATTSRRTTR
- a CDS encoding amino acid permease, which encodes MSRTSVSPPTADSAAASGASTDSALTHGLKQRHLSMIALGGVIGAGLFVGSGAGIAAAGPSIIVAYMLSGLLVMLVMRMLGEMSAANPASGSFSVHAERAIGPWAGFTAGWSFWFLLCVAVGLEGIGAAQIVSGWLPGTPEWAWVALFMVIFLGTNLAAVKNFGEFEFWFAALKVIAITLFLVLGLLAILGVLPDTDAPGLANLTGDGGFLPKGMDGFIIGLLASVFAYGGLETVTIAAAESENPVQGVAKAVRTAMWRIAVFYIGSMAVIVTLVPWDNPKVAEVGPFYAMLDHLGVGSAAQIMNVVILIALLSAMNANIYGASRMARSLVARGQGPAVLGRISSGVPRNAVLFSSVFGFLCVLLSYWRPDDVFPWLLNMIGAVILVVWIFIAVSQLVLRRRTEHEAPEKLVVRMWLFPVLTVVALAGMAGIFLLMLRQPDTRDQLLATGALTLVLIAIGLVRQRGKGNAEASDGSDGSGASIPAQRK
- a CDS encoding amino acid permease yields the protein MHEAPPTAPAAPPAVSEPLAPGLKQRHLTMLGLGGVIGAGLFVGSGAGIAVAGPAIVVSYLIAGALAMLVMRMLGEMSAAMPASGSFSVHAERALGRWAGFSVGWLYWFLLVVVLAVEATAAAQIAHGWVPAVEPWAWVLLFMVVFTAANLTAVKNFGEFEFWFASLKVGAIVLFLGLGVLAVLGWLPDTDPVGMTNLTGQGGFLPNGWGGVVAGVLTVVFAFGGLEVVTIAAAETADPARAVGRAVRSAVVRILFFYVGSMLVIVTVLPWTAQQAGLSPYVKVLDAIGVPSAGQIMNIVVFVALLSALNANLYGSSRMVFSLAERGEAPRGLLKVSGGPSEQEGGSRGQAGGVPRRAVLASVAFGFVSVLLNLLWPDTVFLYMLNSVGAVLLFVWALIAASQLRLRARLEREAPQALELRMWCFPYLTWLTLAGLLGVLLLMLTDDGARPQVLWSAGATALVVLVAVVRQRRERQERERSGRERSGSTHR